CGTGTCAATTCCCGCAGGAATTTTCAGTTCGACCTCATCGCTCTCTTCAATAAATTTCTTTCCGTTACAAGTTGAGCATTTTTGTTTGATGTAAGTTCCCTCGCCGTGGCAGTGCGGACAAGTTTGTGCAAAAGTCATAAAACCTTGCTGTTGTCGAATTTCTCCGCTTCCTCCACAAGTTGGACAAGTTGCACTTTTACCATCTTTTGACCCAGTTCCGTTACATGTTTTACACGGTTTTTTGTATCTGAATTTCTGCTTTTTTGTTGTTCCAAAAATAGCTTCTTTAAATGAGAGTGAAACTTCAATTGCTAAATCATTATTTTCTCTTCTTTTTCCGCCTCGACCAGCTCCACCTCCAAAGAAACTTTCAAATAAATCATCTAATCCGCCAAAGCCTCCTCCTGACGAAGAAAATCCTCCAGAACCTCCGCCAAATCCACCTTCTAATCCAGCTTTCCCGTATCTGTCATAAATTGCTCGTTTTTTTTCATCTTTTAAAGTCTCATAAGCTTCATTTATTGTTTTGAATTTCTCTTCAGCTTCTTTGTCGTCTGGGTTTTTATCTGGGTGGTATTTTTTAGCCATTTTTCTGTAAGCTTTTTTGATCTCATCAGCACCCGCACCTTTTTCAATTTCTAATAATTTATAAAAATCTTCTTCCATATTTAAACCTCTATTTTTTAATGTAATTCTAGCAACTTTGTTGATAAAAGGAGACTCAATTATAGCAAATATAGGTTTTCAATTAAGTTTAAATTAATATTCTGATTTAAGATAAAATTTCAAAACTTAATGGAAAGGTATAAGATGAGAATTAGAAGAAAAGCTTTGACTTTTGAAGATGTCCTTTTGCTTCCAAAATATTCGGAGGTTCTACCAAAAGAGGTAGATGTCTCTTCACGATTGACAAAAAATTTAAAATTAAATATTCCTGTTATGTCGGCTGCGATGGATACAGTAACAGAACATAAAACAGCAACACTTATGGCAAGACTTGGCGGAATTGGAATTATCCACAAAAACATGACAATCGAAGACCAAGTTCGCGAGGTTGTTCGAGTGAAAAAGAGTGAAAGCGGAATTATTATTGATCCAATCACAATTTATCCAGAGACGACACTTGGCGAAGCTTATGAAGTTATGGAAGAGTATAAAATTTCTGGTTTGCCTGTTGTTGATACAAATAATCATTTGCTTGGAATTTTGACAAATCGGGACATGAGATTTGAAAAAGATATGGATAAATATGCAAAAGAAGCGATGACTCCAAGTCCGCTAAAAGTTGCAAAAGAGGGAACTTCGCTTGACGAAGCAAACGAGATTATGCATCAAAATAGAATTGAAAAATTACCAATTGTTGATGAGGGCGGATATTTAAAAGGTCTTGTAACAATTAAAGATATTAAGAAAAAACGAGATTATCCAAATGCTAACAAAGATGATTTCGGTAGATTACTTGTTGGTGGAGCAATTGGAGTTGGGCAACTTCACCGAGCCGAAGCACTTGTAAATGCGGGAATAGATGTTCTTGTTCTTGATTCTGCACACGGACACAGCAAGGGAATTATTGATACTGTAAAAGAGATAAAAGAGAAATTGAGTGTAGAAGTGATTGCTGGAAATATTGCAACAGGTGAAGCTGCCGAAGCTCTTATCAAAGCTGGAGTCGATGCGGTAAAAGTTGGAATTGGTCCAGGTAGTATTTGCACCACTAGAATTGTTGCGGGTGTTGGTGTGCCACAAATTTCTGCTCTCGATGAGGTCAAAGAAGTTGCAAGTAAATATGATATTCCTGTTATCGCAGATGGTGGAATTAAATATTCTGGTGATTTAGCAAAAGCTCTTGCCGTTGGTGCATCTTCTATTATGGTTGGTTCTCTACTTGCAGGAACTGATGAATCTCCAGGTGATGTAATTATGTATAAAGGGCGACAATACAAATCTTACCGAGGAATGGGAAGTATTGGAGCTATGAAACGAGGTAGCAACGATAGATATTTCCAAGAGGGAACAGCATCAGACAAACTTGTGCCTGAAGGAATTGAAGGTCGAGTTCCTTATCGAGGTTCAATCGCAGGAATTATTCACCAACTAATTGGCGGACTTCGTTCATCAATGGGATATTGTGGTTCTGAGTCAATTGAGAAGTTTTGGGAAAATGCAGAATTTGTAGAAATTACATCAGCAGGTCTCCGAGAATCTCATGTTCATGATGTAATTATCACAGAAGAAGCACCAAACTACCACATAAATTAGGAGAGCTTTTGAAATACGGTGAAAAAGAGATTGCGGAATTTAATCCAGAAACAGATTTAGAGATTTGGGAAAATACAAACGAAAATCGGTTTGCGATCAAAATTGAATTACCTGAATTTTCAAATTTGTGTCCGCGGAGTGGATATCCAGATTATGCGACAATTTATTTAGAGTATATTCCGAATGAGTTTGTTGTTGAGTTAAAAGCTTTAAAACTTTATATGAACACTTTCCGAAATCGATATATTTCTCATGAGAATAGTGCGAACGAAATTTTTTCAATTCTTGTTAAAAAACTGAAACCACACTACTTAAAAATTACGGCTGATTTTTATCCGCGAGGAAATGTTCATACCGTTATTGAAATTGACACGGACATGCAAAAATAACTTGACATACTCCCCCATAGCTCTAAGCTATGGGATTCTACTAGCTTTTTTTTACCATTGAATATGGTTTATATTTTCTTATTTTTTTCATTGCAAAATTTTAGCAATTAAGTCAGTCCCCTTTTTTAAACTACTTAAAAAGTGGAAATCAACCAAAATTCTGTAACACGAATCGATTTCTATCCTTATCGCTCTTTTGATACACTTTGAAAAAAAAAGGGAACCGAGTGCATACAATAAATTTTAGTGAATTACCAAAAAAAATTCCTGTTATTGCGGAAACAGATTCTTTTTTATACCCCTTTATGATTTCTCCAATTTTTTTACAAGATGAGACAAATATTGAGACTATTGAATTTGCAATGGACGAAAATTTGCCAATTATCATAGCACCTGTAAAAAAAGAGGGTGAGGATTCCGAAGATTTCATCGATTCTATTTATCCTGCTGGAGTA
The sequence above is drawn from the Thiovulum sp. ES genome and encodes:
- a CDS encoding 7-cyano-7-deazaguanine reductase (PFAM: GTP cyclohydrolase I~TIGRFAM: 7-cyano-7-deazaguanine reductase), with amino-acid sequence MKYGEKEIAEFNPETDLEIWENTNENRFAIKIELPEFSNLCPRSGYPDYATIYLEYIPNEFVVELKALKLYMNTFRNRYISHENSANEIFSILVKKLKPHYLKITADFYPRGNVHTVIEIDTDMQK
- a CDS encoding chaperone protein DnaJ (PFAM: DnaJ central domain (4 repeats); DnaJ C terminal region; DnaJ domain~TIGRFAM: chaperone protein DnaJ), with the translated sequence MEEDFYKLLEIEKGAGADEIKKAYRKMAKKYHPDKNPDDKEAEEKFKTINEAYETLKDEKKRAIYDRYGKAGLEGGFGGGSGGFSSSGGGFGGLDDLFESFFGGGAGRGGKRRENNDLAIEVSLSFKEAIFGTTKKQKFRYKKPCKTCNGTGSKDGKSATCPTCGGSGEIRQQQGFMTFAQTCPHCHGEGTYIKQKCSTCNGKKFIEESDEVELKIPAGIDTDHRLRVQGRGNEGSSGNRGDLYITFNIEKDEHFTRHGDDIYLEMPVFFTQAILGETIKIPALKGELELKLDQGTRDKQQYLFRGEGVQNVKGYGKGNFVVQIKLVYPNSLNADQTALIKKLQDSFGLESKPQEGLFDKIRSFFN
- a CDS encoding inosine-5''-monophosphate dehydrogenase (PFAM: CBS domain; IMP dehydrogenase / GMP reductase domain~TIGRFAM: inosine-5'-monophosphate dehydrogenase) translates to MRIRRKALTFEDVLLLPKYSEVLPKEVDVSSRLTKNLKLNIPVMSAAMDTVTEHKTATLMARLGGIGIIHKNMTIEDQVREVVRVKKSESGIIIDPITIYPETTLGEAYEVMEEYKISGLPVVDTNNHLLGILTNRDMRFEKDMDKYAKEAMTPSPLKVAKEGTSLDEANEIMHQNRIEKLPIVDEGGYLKGLVTIKDIKKKRDYPNANKDDFGRLLVGGAIGVGQLHRAEALVNAGIDVLVLDSAHGHSKGIIDTVKEIKEKLSVEVIAGNIATGEAAEALIKAGVDAVKVGIGPGSICTTRIVAGVGVPQISALDEVKEVASKYDIPVIADGGIKYSGDLAKALAVGASSIMVGSLLAGTDESPGDVIMYKGRQYKSYRGMGSIGAMKRGSNDRYFQEGTASDKLVPEGIEGRVPYRGSIAGIIHQLIGGLRSSMGYCGSESIEKFWENAEFVEITSAGLRESHVHDVIITEEAPNYHIN